A genome region from Schistocerca nitens isolate TAMUIC-IGC-003100 chromosome 4, iqSchNite1.1, whole genome shotgun sequence includes the following:
- the LOC126253024 gene encoding probable serine hydrolase isoform X2 — translation MNALRTIAGVQRKIPHVLACCGCSKFFSTQTARKEPEEIKIPVPWGHIAGKWWGRTDIQPVIALHGYEDNAGTFDPLVPHLNVDGLLAIDFPGHGHSSHFPVGKFYQFVDAVLALRLITRHFKWKKVSLIGHSFGSATSFAYAATYPEEVDKYVSLDCARTMMAEIPDVDVKSYQFADWIISVEEKMQESKPPSYTYEEILKRIYEGSRESPTIDSCKILLERGAIRVPHGDEHRYYFSRDPRLRTHVWGRLSFDALIGLAQNVKCSNLSIRGNQGFIGGIYEEVYMKTLEMMKKNGSIVDHYNVDGTHHLHLNNPERISHLINKFLLS, via the exons ATGAATGCATTAAGGACCATTGCTGGTGTACAGAGGAAGATTCCACATGTTTTAGCATGTTGTGGGTGCAGCAAATTTTTCAgtacacaaactgcaagaaaagaACCAGAGGAGATAAAAATACCAGTACCGTGGGGGCATATTGCAG GTAAGTGGTGGGGACGGACGGATATCCAGCCAGTAATTGCTTTACATGGATATGAGGATAATGCTGGGACTTTTGATCCTTTAGTTCCTCATTTAAATGTGGATGGACTTTTGGCTATTGACTTTCCTGGACATGGACATTCATCTCATTTTCCAGTTGGAAAATTTTATCAGTTTGTGGATGCTGTGTTAGCACTACGTTTGATTACAAGGCATTTCAAATGGAAAAAGGTATCACTCATTGGACACTCTTTTGGCAGTGCAACAAGTTTTGCGTATGCTGCAACTTACCCTGAAGAAGTAGACAAATATGTTAGTCTTGATTGTGCCAGGACAATGATGGCTGAGATACCAGATGTTGATGTTAAATCTTATCAGTTTGCTGACTGGATCATATCTGTCGAAGAAAAAATGCAAGAAAGTAAACCCCCCAGTTACACTTATGAGGAAATACTGAAACGGATTTATGAAGGTAGTCGAGAATCTCCAACAATTGACTCGTGTAAAATACTGCTTGAGAGGGGAGCAATTCGTGTGCCTCATGGTGATGAGCACAGGTATTACTTCTCACGTGATCCACGGTTGAGGACTCATGTTTGGGGCCGTCTCTCATTTGATGCTCTTATTGGCTTAGCTCAGAATGTGAAATGCTCCAACCTTAGCATAAGAGGTAATCAAGGTTTCATTGGTGGTATATATGAGGAAGTGTATATGAAGACACTAGAGATGATGAAGAAGAATGGCAGCATAGTGGATCATTACAATGTGGATGGCACTCATCATCTTCATCTAAATAATCCAGAGAGGATATCACATCTCATCAACAAGTTCCTGTTATCATGA